The following proteins are co-located in the Clostridiales bacterium genome:
- a CDS encoding sugar ABC transporter permease, giving the protein MNETKRKKYDTGLLFLLVSFGGVLLFYLWPFMVSLWFAFTDSPARGNFAGIDNFTGLFHNKAYLLGLKNTIAFIGMSVPLGMLLSLLVAILILRNGRRKELFVLLFLIPLVIPSGSTIFFWKALFLDDGYLNGILISLGFGRVRWLETSAVRYVFLLIFVWKNLGYNMVLFLAGLHNIPREQYEAASVDGSGPVTTFLQITLPGLSPTLVLTAIMSVINSFKVFKEIYLITGNYPHESIYMLQHFMNNMFYSLNYQKLSAATCILVMTITMAVLLLLRLERGGEE; this is encoded by the coding sequence ATGAATGAAACGAAGCGGAAAAAGTACGATACAGGACTGTTGTTTTTGCTGGTAAGTTTCGGAGGGGTGCTGCTGTTCTATTTATGGCCTTTTATGGTGTCCTTGTGGTTTGCGTTCACTGACAGCCCGGCCCGCGGGAATTTTGCAGGAATTGATAACTTTACGGGTCTGTTTCATAATAAAGCATATTTATTAGGTCTAAAGAATACCATTGCTTTCATCGGGATGAGCGTACCGCTGGGAATGCTTTTGTCATTGCTTGTGGCGATCCTGATCTTAAGAAACGGTAGACGAAAAGAACTGTTTGTTCTTCTTTTCCTGATCCCGCTTGTGATTCCCTCCGGTTCGACAATTTTCTTCTGGAAGGCTTTATTCCTGGATGACGGTTACCTCAACGGCATATTGATTTCTTTGGGGTTCGGCAGGGTCAGATGGCTTGAAACCTCAGCTGTAAGGTATGTGTTTCTGCTGATCTTCGTTTGGAAGAATCTCGGATATAATATGGTTTTATTTCTTGCAGGGCTCCACAATATCCCAAGGGAACAGTATGAGGCGGCTTCTGTGGATGGTTCCGGGCCAGTGACCACCTTTTTACAGATCACGCTACCCGGGCTGTCTCCAACTTTGGTGCTTACTGCCATCATGTCCGTCATCAACTCCTTTAAGGTCTTTAAAGAGATTTACCTGATCACAGGCAATTATCCCCATGAAAGTATCTACATGCTGCAGCACTTTATGAACAATATGTTCTATTCACTGAACTATCAAAAACTGTCTGCTGCCACTTGTATCCTTGTTATGACGATCACCATGGCGGTACTGCTTTTGCTGCGCTTGGAAAGGGGGGGTGAGGAATGA